The DNA segment GTTCAAAAAACAGCAGGTAATTTTAATAATAATTTAGGCTTACCCATTACCATTTTGTCTTTAGATGAAGATACTGAATTTGCAGTGCTTGAAATGGGGATGAGTGGTTATGGAGAAATCGAGTTTTTATCCACTCTAGCAGAACCACATTACGTTGCTATTACAAACATTGGGGAAGCGCATATGCAAGACTTGGGGTCTCGAGATGGAATTGTAAAGGCCAAGTTTGAAATCGTTGCAGGCTTACAAGAGGGAGGTTGTTTATTTTATGATGGAGATGAACCCCTACTTAATCCATTCATCCAACAATTCAACCTCGAGAATGTAACTTCTACTATTAAAACAATTTCATTTGGTGCTAACAGTTCAAATGACGTTTACGCGCAATCGATTCAAGCTACGGAAAATGGTAGTGAATTTGATGTGAAGGGATTAATTGAAGATCATTTTATGATTCCTGTTTTAGGAAAGCATCAAGTTAAAAATGCATTAGTCGCTATTTTAATTGCACAAAAAGCAGGCTTAACCAACAAACAGATTCACGACTCTTTGAAAAAATCGTCACTAACAGATATGCGCATGCAAGTAATACATGCAGAAAATGGTTCGTTATTTATTAATGATGCGTATAATGCTGCTCCGACATCAATGAAGGCTGCAATCACTTTCATTTGTGAAACAACCATTCGACCAGATAAATGGCTTGTACTCGGTGATATGTTGGAGCTAGGTGATGATGAGCAAATTTATCATGAAGAATTGGCTGATCAAATCAAGTCACAAGATTTCTCAGGCGTCTGTTTATATGGTCCGAGAATGAAATGGTTGTATGAAAAGTTGCAACATAAGTTTGCGGACACTCATGTGATTTGGTCAGAAAAAGACTATGAACCGATTCGAGTTACTTTAAAAACCTATACTACTTTAAACTCCATCGTTTTAGTAAAAGGCTCTCGCGGGATGGCACTTGAAAACGTTATAAAGTAAGCAATTCAAATTTTAAAAAGTTTGGAAGTATAGACAGATTGACATATTTTTTTATATTTAGTTCAATGCACACGATAAGTTTGGGTACACACTTTTCGGGTATTAAATTACTATATATATAGAATAGTTATTATCAACGAAGTACAAGACGAAAAAAATCGTTTTGTTTCTTTGTTGATAAAATACGGACAGTATTCCGTCAACTACTGTAATTGATGGAGGTGTGTAAATGAAAACGGGAGTATTATGTATTCATGGCTTTACAGGAGGTCCGTATGAAATACAACCTTTTGTGCAATATATAGAAGAGAAGACGGATTGGCTTGTCAAAGTTCCTACATTACCTGGTCATGGCTCCACACTTTCATTAACTGAGTTAACAGCAGAGAATTGGATGATGGAAGCTGAGCAAGCGTTAAGATTATTGCAAAAACAAGTACAGCGAGTTGTGATTGTTGGTTTTTCTATGGGGGGATTAATTGCCCTATATTTGTCTAAGCGATATAAAATTGACCGATTAGTACTCCTTAGTGCAGCCGCAAAATACATTAGTGGCGGACAACTAATAGCAGATGTTAAAGATATTATGACAGATGCGGTACAAGGGAAACTTTCGACCAATACGATTTATCATTTATACGAATACAAATTAACTCATACGCCAATTCGATCCGCGATTGAGTTTTTGCGTATTGTAAAAATGGTAGAACCATACTACAAATCGATTAAAGTTCCAGTATGCATCGTGCAAGGACAAAAAGATGGTATAGTTCCATTTACCACCGCACAGCATTTGTATGATTCTTTAGGTTCGGATGAAAAATATCTTGTTACATCAGAAAATGGGAAGCATCTTATTTGTTACAGTGACGATAGCGAAGAATGGTTCGCTAAAGTGTTTAGCTTTTTGCAAGTGAAACAGAAAACTAATTATTATGACTGTGGCTGATTAATTGCATATCGTCTTTAAACATGTTAAAGTATTTAAAGCAATGGATACATTTTGTGCAAAGACTCTTCGTATTAAGAAGAGGTCTTTTTTTTGAACATAACGGTTTGTTCAATTTTTTAGGGTAGGATGTTTAGTTTCAAACATCAAAACTGTGAACTTTCATAATAGCCACGTTCTAAAAAACGTAGCTACCAACAGGTCACAAGAGACAGCGTTGTTTTATAAAACGTTTTGAAACATACTCCCCATGATCGAACCGCTCGGCAAAAACCGGGCTTTCCTTTAAATATAAGTCCCCTCTGATAATTCTACAGAGAATTTTAAGTAACGGAAACGTTCCTCTTATAGGCTCGAATTTGCCGCAACTTCATCCTGAAAATGTAACCCTTTGTAATTGTAAAGAAAAAGGAGATTAAAATTTTGACAAATTTTTCAGAGTTAAATATTAGTGCATCAACATTAAAATCCGTAAAACGTATGGGTTTTGAAGAAGCAACACCAATTCAAGAAGGTACAATTAAATTCGGAATGGAAGGCCGCGATATCATCGGTCAAGCACAAACAGGAACTGGTAAAACAGCTGCGTTTGGTATTCCATTGATTGAAAAAATTGACCCTAAAAACTCAAATATTCAAGGTTTAATTATTGCACCAACACGTGAATTAGCGATCCAAGTTTCAGAAGAAATTTACAAACTCGGTCAAGACAAACGAGTGAAAATTTTATCTGTTTATGGTGGACAAGAAATTGGACGTCAAATCCGTGCACTAAAAAACAACCCACATGTAATCGTTGGTACACCTGGTCGTCTTTTAGACCATATTAACCGTCGTACTTTAAAACTTGATAACGTTCAAACGCTTATTTTAGACGAAGCGGATGAAATGCTCAACATGGGCTTCATTGAAGATATCACTAAAATTTTGGAAAGTGTTCCTGAAGATCGTCAAACATTGTTATTCTCTGCAACAATGCCGACAGCAATTCGTAAAATTGCTGAAAAATTCATGAAAAACCCAGAAATCGTTAAAATTCAATCAAAAGAAATGACAGTAGAAAACATCGAGCAATTCTACGTTCAGTCACAAGAACGTGAAAAATTCGATATTCTATCACGCGTTCTTAACGTTCACCAACCTGAACTTGCAATCATCTTTGGTCGTACAAAACGCCGCGTTGATGAATTATCACATGCACTAAGCATTCGTGGTTATATTGCTGAAGGTATTCACGGTGATTTAAGCCAAGCTAAGCGTATGTCTGTGTTAAAACAATTTAAAGAAAACAAAATTGACATCCTAGTTGCTACTGACGTAGCTGCACGTGGACTTGATATTACAGGCGTAACACACGTTTATAACTATGATATTCCTCAAGACCCAGAAAGCTATGTACACCGTATTGGTCGTACAGGCCGTGCTGGTAAAAGTGGTGTGGCAGTAACTTTTGTTTCTCCACGTGAAATGGGTTACTTACGTATCGTTGAAGAAACAACGAAAAAACGTATGTCACCACTTCGTCCACCAAGCTCTGATGAGGCTCTAGTTGGACAACAACGTTTAGCTGTTGAATCACTTGGAGAAATGGTAGACAAAAACAGTATTGGTGATTACCGTGCATTTGCAACGGAATTACTTGAGAAATATGAAGCACTTGATGTTGTTGCAGCGGCATTAAAATCAATGACTCGCGAACCAAATGATACGCCGGTTTCAATCTCTGAAGAACGTCCATTACCATCTCGTAAAGGTGGAAGTGGTGGCGGACGCAGTGGTGGCGGTGGCTATAAAGGAAACAACCGTAGTGGCGGAGGACGCCCTTCATCTGGTTCAGGTCGTAGTTCAGACCGTAGTTCTAGTTCAGATCGTAGCGGAGCTCGTCGTCCTAGTGGTAGCCGTGATGGAAGTAGTTCATCATCACGTGATGGCTCTGCAAACCGCGGTGGACGTCCACGTTCATCTTCACGTCGCGAAAGCTAATAAATAAACAAATATCACAGTCCAATTGGGCTGTGATATTTTTTTTGATGAAAAAAAATATAAGTTTTCTAATGTAACACCTTCGAGCTTAGAACGGTTATGTCTAGCTCCAATCGTCAGCTCGAGGGCTTCTTTATGGAGGCAGAAAGACAGATTTTCACCTTTCAACATATAATTGATTCGAATTCATGTTTTTGAATCAGAGGCTACAGCGCTAGAGTCCGACTTTCTAGGCTAGTTTCACATTTCAGGGTGATGAGCTAGAAGGCAATTTGCGCTTTTCTTAAATCATTTTTCCTGTAAAATAGTATTTATAGAAGAAAGTAGGTGTTTATATGAGAAAAGAGCCAATTAATCGAATTTCACCAAAAGGATTAAAAGTATGGCGATTATATGGAGTAATGCAATCAGCAGTAGTGCTGTTAATAGCAGTAGGAGCAGGGGTTTTAAACTGGTGGTTAGAAGGTCCTTTGTGGTTATTGGTGATTATTATAACGATCCCACTATTATATACATATGTATTTGTTTATTTATTTCCGAAATTACGATGGCTTCGATGGAGATATGAGGTTCGAGAACAAGAGATTGAACTTCAATATGGACTTTTTATCGTCAAAAGAACTTTAGTGCCAATGATTCGAGTACAGCATGTAGACACACAACAAGGGCCAATTTTACGAAGATACAATTTAGCGTCTATTACGATTTCTACAGCAGCAACAAGCCATACGATTCCAGCACTTATCACGAGTGAAGCTGATGAACTGAGAAGTCGTATTTCGGTACTTGCAAGGGTGGCGGAAGATGATGTCTAAAGAACGTTATCAACTTCACCCGATATCGGCAGTTGTTAATTTTATAAAAGGTCTAAAAGATCTCATCTTTCCTTTTATCATTATTTTTGTAGCAAATAGATTTCAAGGTGGTTCTCCATCAAATGATGAGCATTGGACGAATTACATCCCTTATGTAATTGGAATCGTCGTTTTAGTGCTTGTTCTAGTAAGTGGAATCATCAAATGGAAACGGTTTATTTATTGGTTTGAAGACGATGAGTTACGTATTGAATATGGACTATTTGTTAAGAAGAAAAGATACATTCCTTTTGATCGTATTCAAAGTTTTAATTATACAGAAAGTATATTACATCGACCTTTTAAGCTAGTGAAAGTAACAATCGAGACGGCTGGTTCTGGCGTCTCGACAGAACCGGAAGCAGAATTGACAGCAATTACAAAAGAAGCTGCAAAGCAAATTGAAACAGAGCTAGCTCTTGCCAAAAAGCGAAAAACTAATAAATCAACAGATGAAAATGGAGAAATAGTAGGGCAACAACTGGAAGAATTGGCTATTGTGCCGAGTATACCAATTTTTAAAATGTCTATGAAAGATCTTCTAATACTTGCCACTACGTCAGGTGGTATTGGTGTAGTAATTTCAGGGCTCGCGGTTTTCTTAACTCAATTTTCAGAGTTGATTCCCTATGAGAAAATTTATGATGAAGTCGTGGTGTTTTTAAAATTTGGCGTTTTTATTGTGGCTCTAATGATCTTTGTTTTCCTAATAATTGCATGGGTGTTCTCTGTAATTATTACCACACTAAACTATTATCAATTTACAATAGTTCAAGAAGAAGACCAAATTGTATTGTCACGAGGCTTGTTAGAAAAGAAAAAAGTCACCATTCCCATTGGTCGAGTACAAGGCATTCGAATTGTGGAAAATCCGTTAAGACAACTATTCGGGTATTGTACAGTAATTGTTGAAAGTGCTGGAGGCTCAATCAATGATCGAGATGAAAAAATTCGTTTGTTTCCACTTGTGAAGAAAAATAAAATCAGACAACCATTAAATAAGTTATTTGCTGATTTTGATTTTGACCCAATATGGACAAGTGCTCCAAAAAGGGCTAAACCATTTTATTATCGACTTGATTTTCTTTGGGTGATCCCAATCATGGTCGGTATTAGTTACTTCTACTACCCATATGGTTTGTTTTCGCTACTATTGGCTCCAGTGATCTTTATACTTGGCTTATGGCAGTACCGATCAGCAGCACTTTACCTCACAAAAAATCAGCTGTCCTTACAATACCGTGGGATTAGTAAATATACGTTTTTCATTGAAAAGAAACGCATGCAATCACTTGAGATGAGACAAAGTCCATTTCAAAAAAGAAAAGCGTTGGCTTCTATAGAAACGACGATAAAATCAGGAGTGCTTGGCGCAACGGCAAAAGTAGAACATTTAGAAGTAGAATATATTGAAGAAGTAATGAATTGGTATGAACCATCTGGTTATGTAGACGAAAAAAAAGGACAGCCATAATAACGGCTGTCCTATCTTTTTCTATTTTTCCAGTTGACGTTAGCTTTACCTTTAGGTTTAAAAAATACCAAGCCAATTAAGAAGCCAACTGCTAACCCTGTTAAATGAGCTGTAATGTTAATATTGGGTGTTAAGAAAGTCATCACGATACTGATGATAATGATGGGTACAATAATTTGACTGAGTTGAGGTAATTTATTTCGTGCATAGTAGACGAGACCGCCAAATGCACCAAGAATTCCGTAGATTGCCCCACTTGCCCCGACATGTACATAGTTAGCATCCTGCAATACGAACGTCGCGACGGTACCAAACAATCCGGCCATAAAATAAAGGGTTAAAAAGCGAACTTTTCCTGTAAGTTTTTCAAGTTCGGGTCCAAATAAAAATAATGAAAACATATTAAATAATAAATGTACAAATCCAGCATGTAGAAACATAGGGGTAATAAAGCGCCACCACTGTCCATCAGAAATTAAATAATTAGCTCCCGCTCCATAAATAAATATGAAATTTCCGAGGTAAGGGACCAGTGATACTAGATGGATAATAATGTTGATTGCAATAATTATGGAGACAACTGGGTATAGCTTAATGTATTGGGAAAAATTTTCAGTTCGACTAAACATATCTTCACCTCATATTTGTATGCGTGTATTATACCGTGAAACTACAATAGGATGAAAGGAGAAGTATTTCATGATTTTGGGAATCGGCTTAGATGTAACTGAAATAGAGCGAATAAAGACTGTACATTTCCACACTTTAAAATTTAAACAGCGCATTTTATCTGTCCGTGAATTAAGACGCTTTGCCGAACTGTCAGAAAAGAGACAACTTGAATTCTTGGCTGGTCGCTTTGCTGCTAAAGAGGCTTTTGCAAAGGCACTAGGAACAGGGATAGGTAGGAATTGCAGCTTTCTAGATATTGAAGTGTTACCAAACGAAAATGGAAAGCCTATGTTGTATTTTAAAGGTCACGAAGTAAAAGGCTATGTAAGTATCACCCATACAAAACAATTTGCAGCAGCACAAGTAATATTGGTTGAATAATCCCTGTCCCTGTTTCATAAGATGTTTTAACGGATCGATATGAGAAAGGGTGGATTTATTGCGTAACCGTTTATATGTAGGATTAATATTATTGTTGGTGTTATTATTATCAGCTTGTGGTGCTGAGTCGAAAGAAGATGTATTAAAGAAGTTGAGTACAAAATGGGTTGAGACAAAAGGCTATGAGTTAGACGCGAAAATGAAAATTAGTACCGGTTCAGAACCTCGTCTTTATGAAGTGAGTGTGTGGCACACGAAACCTGAGTTTTATCGTGTGAAGGTTAGTCAAACAGGTGAAGATGTATCACAAACAATTGTAAGAAATAAAGAAGGTGTATTTGTTATTACACCGACGCTAGGGAAGACTTATAAATTCCAAAGCGATTGGCCTGAGAAAAATAGTCAAGCCTATTTAATTGGTTCACTAGCACAAGATATTAAAGCTGATAAAGATTCGGTGATGACAGAAACCAAGAATTCGTATGTCTTTGAAACCAAAACTAGAAACAGTCATCAAAAGATGTTGCCTACACAAAAAATCCATATTAGTAAGAAATCATTGCTACCAACAAAAGTTTTCATTTTAAATGATCAAAAAGAAGAACAAATAAGTATCACATTTGATAAGATTACTTTAGGTACTTCAAGAAGTGCCGCTGATTACAAAGCAGATATGCCTGAAGACACGACTAAAAACGAAACAGCGAGTACCGATACTGAATTACCAGTATTCCAAACTCACTATCCTTCACTTCAATGGGAAGGCATAAATATGGTCGAAGAAAAAGTGATTAAAGATGACAAACAAGAGCGAGTAATATTAACATATGGTGGTAACAAAGAATTTACAATTATTCAATCTCCAATTGTTAAGAAGGATGTAGACTTAGTCCCTGTATTTGCAGCTGGTGATCCTGCCGATTTAGGTTTTGTGATTGGTGCAATAACGGATCAATCAATTACTTGGGAACAAGATGGCGTTCAATTCTTCTTAGCATCAGATTCAATGTCACGTGAAGAAATGATGACTGTCGCATCTTCTATGACAGTAAGTGAGTCGAAATAAATATACCACACTAACTATCGAACCCTAAATGAGGAATGAACAACATGCAGCCAACTAATTTTTATCGACCAACATTTGCACAAATTGATTTGAATGCTATAAAAATGAACATACTTAATCTGAAGAAACATATCAGTCATTCCGTAGAGGTAATTGCAGTAGTTAAAGCAAATGCTTATGGCCACGGTGATCTTGAAGTGTCAAAGACTGCATTAGAAGCTGGGGTAAGTATGCTTGCCGTTGCCACACCAGATGAAGCGATTCGATTGCGTAAAAATGGCATCGAATCGCCCATTCTTGTACTTGGTGCATCCTCCCCTTCATTTGCTAATGTGGCTAGCGAACACGATATTACAGTAACTGTATTTCAAAAAGATTGGTTTCTTCACATTCCACCCTTACCTAAAAAGCTAAAAGTACATATTAAAATTGATACAGGTATGGGAAGGCTAGGCATAACAACAGAATCAGAATTAGACATGCTTATTCAAACCATTCAACAACGACAAGACGTAATCATAGATGGTGTTTTTACACATTTCGCAACGGCCGATGAAGAAGACATCAATCATTTCTCTAACCAATTGACAAAGTTTAAACTGTTTTTGCAACACTTTCCTAAACGACCGAGGTGTATACATGCTGCGAATAGTGCAGCTTCATTAATTCATATGGATTCTTTATTTGATGCCGTAAGATTTGGCATCTCCATGTATGGATTATTACCTTCGGAACATGTAAAAAAAGAACTCCCTTTTCCATTAGTGCAAGCCATGAGCTTGCATACGGAAGTTGTACATGTAAAAAAAGTATGTGCAGGATCTTCCGTTAGTTACGGAGCAATTTACACCGCTAGTGAAAATGAATGGATTGCAACCCTTCCAATCGGTTACGCAGATGGAATGCTGAGAGGGTTGAGTGGACAAGAAGTGTTAATTCAAGGAAAGCGGATGCCAATTGTTGGTAAAATATGCATGGATCAATGCATGGTACGTTTGCCTGAACAGGTTAACATTGGAGAACGAGTTACGTTAATTGGAAGACAAGGAACGGAACAAGTAACCATTGAAGAATGGGCACAAAAATTGCAAACAATTTCATACGAAATTCCTTGTGTACTTACGAGTCGAGTGCCGAGGACATACACACCATAACTTTCGACATAAACCGACCAAACTAATAATATTGTCAGATATTTTCCTTCTTTGTCTTCTCATTGTATGTTTCAAATGGTAAGATAGAAATGTATTGAAAAGAGGGACGGGTTTGTCGGAGGTGTTTACTGTGAATGAAAAGAGAAAAACAAAGGAAGTTATTGTGAAACTTCCAAGACAATTTGTGAACAATCTTGATAAACAGAAAGAACAACAACTGGCTAAGCCAGAAGAGTTTGTTTATATTTCGACAAAAAAATCAATTAAACAAGTTCAACCAAATCTTATACGAGAAGCGATGATCAAGGGCTACGTAGAAATGTCGCAGATTAACTTGTCCATTGCAAGCGAGTGTCTGCATTTGGAATATGAAGCGGAGCATACTGTGGA comes from the Paenisporosarcina antarctica genome and includes:
- a CDS encoding DEAD/DEAH box helicase, with the translated sequence MTNFSELNISASTLKSVKRMGFEEATPIQEGTIKFGMEGRDIIGQAQTGTGKTAAFGIPLIEKIDPKNSNIQGLIIAPTRELAIQVSEEIYKLGQDKRVKILSVYGGQEIGRQIRALKNNPHVIVGTPGRLLDHINRRTLKLDNVQTLILDEADEMLNMGFIEDITKILESVPEDRQTLLFSATMPTAIRKIAEKFMKNPEIVKIQSKEMTVENIEQFYVQSQEREKFDILSRVLNVHQPELAIIFGRTKRRVDELSHALSIRGYIAEGIHGDLSQAKRMSVLKQFKENKIDILVATDVAARGLDITGVTHVYNYDIPQDPESYVHRIGRTGRAGKSGVAVTFVSPREMGYLRIVEETTKKRMSPLRPPSSDEALVGQQRLAVESLGEMVDKNSIGDYRAFATELLEKYEALDVVAAALKSMTREPNDTPVSISEERPLPSRKGGSGGGRSGGGGYKGNNRSGGGRPSSGSGRSSDRSSSSDRSGARRPSGSRDGSSSSSRDGSANRGGRPRSSSRRES
- the acpS gene encoding holo-ACP synthase, coding for MILGIGLDVTEIERIKTVHFHTLKFKQRILSVRELRRFAELSEKRQLEFLAGRFAAKEAFAKALGTGIGRNCSFLDIEVLPNENGKPMLYFKGHEVKGYVSITHTKQFAAAQVILVE
- a CDS encoding LolA family protein, which gives rise to MRNRLYVGLILLLVLLLSACGAESKEDVLKKLSTKWVETKGYELDAKMKISTGSEPRLYEVSVWHTKPEFYRVKVSQTGEDVSQTIVRNKEGVFVITPTLGKTYKFQSDWPEKNSQAYLIGSLAQDIKADKDSVMTETKNSYVFETKTRNSHQKMLPTQKIHISKKSLLPTKVFILNDQKEEQISITFDKITLGTSRSAADYKADMPEDTTKNETASTDTELPVFQTHYPSLQWEGINMVEEKVIKDDKQERVILTYGGNKEFTIIQSPIVKKDVDLVPVFAAGDPADLGFVIGAITDQSITWEQDGVQFFLASDSMSREEMMTVASSMTVSESK
- a CDS encoding rhomboid family intramembrane serine protease, encoding MFSRTENFSQYIKLYPVVSIIIAINIIIHLVSLVPYLGNFIFIYGAGANYLISDGQWWRFITPMFLHAGFVHLLFNMFSLFLFGPELEKLTGKVRFLTLYFMAGLFGTVATFVLQDANYVHVGASGAIYGILGAFGGLVYYARNKLPQLSQIIVPIIIISIVMTFLTPNINITAHLTGLAVGFLIGLVFFKPKGKANVNWKNRKR
- the alr gene encoding alanine racemase, whose translation is MQPTNFYRPTFAQIDLNAIKMNILNLKKHISHSVEVIAVVKANAYGHGDLEVSKTALEAGVSMLAVATPDEAIRLRKNGIESPILVLGASSPSFANVASEHDITVTVFQKDWFLHIPPLPKKLKVHIKIDTGMGRLGITTESELDMLIQTIQQRQDVIIDGVFTHFATADEEDINHFSNQLTKFKLFLQHFPKRPRCIHAANSAASLIHMDSLFDAVRFGISMYGLLPSEHVKKELPFPLVQAMSLHTEVVHVKKVCAGSSVSYGAIYTASENEWIATLPIGYADGMLRGLSGQEVLIQGKRMPIVGKICMDQCMVRLPEQVNIGERVTLIGRQGTEQVTIEEWAQKLQTISYEIPCVLTSRVPRTYTP
- a CDS encoding PH domain-containing protein, coding for MRKEPINRISPKGLKVWRLYGVMQSAVVLLIAVGAGVLNWWLEGPLWLLVIIITIPLLYTYVFVYLFPKLRWLRWRYEVREQEIELQYGLFIVKRTLVPMIRVQHVDTQQGPILRRYNLASITISTAATSHTIPALITSEADELRSRISVLARVAEDDV
- a CDS encoding PH domain-containing protein, encoding MMSKERYQLHPISAVVNFIKGLKDLIFPFIIIFVANRFQGGSPSNDEHWTNYIPYVIGIVVLVLVLVSGIIKWKRFIYWFEDDELRIEYGLFVKKKRYIPFDRIQSFNYTESILHRPFKLVKVTIETAGSGVSTEPEAELTAITKEAAKQIETELALAKKRKTNKSTDENGEIVGQQLEELAIVPSIPIFKMSMKDLLILATTSGGIGVVISGLAVFLTQFSELIPYEKIYDEVVVFLKFGVFIVALMIFVFLIIAWVFSVIITTLNYYQFTIVQEEDQIVLSRGLLEKKKVTIPIGRVQGIRIVENPLRQLFGYCTVIVESAGGSINDRDEKIRLFPLVKKNKIRQPLNKLFADFDFDPIWTSAPKRAKPFYYRLDFLWVIPIMVGISYFYYPYGLFSLLLAPVIFILGLWQYRSAALYLTKNQLSLQYRGISKYTFFIEKKRMQSLEMRQSPFQKRKALASIETTIKSGVLGATAKVEHLEVEYIEEVMNWYEPSGYVDEKKGQP
- a CDS encoding UDP-N-acetylmuramoyl-tripeptide--D-alanyl-D-alanine ligase, giving the protein MKKSLRTIAKWLNIDTLETSDVMVSGVSINTKTIQPGDLFIPFKGDKVNGHQYVDQAFEKGASATLWQQDEPNPPRNVPILFVEDSEKALQQMARSYRKEHRATFIGITGSNGKTSTKDLVAGVLAPYFRVQKTAGNFNNNLGLPITILSLDEDTEFAVLEMGMSGYGEIEFLSTLAEPHYVAITNIGEAHMQDLGSRDGIVKAKFEIVAGLQEGGCLFYDGDEPLLNPFIQQFNLENVTSTIKTISFGANSSNDVYAQSIQATENGSEFDVKGLIEDHFMIPVLGKHQVKNALVAILIAQKAGLTNKQIHDSLKKSSLTDMRMQVIHAENGSLFINDAYNAAPTSMKAAITFICETTIRPDKWLVLGDMLELGDDEQIYHEELADQIKSQDFSGVCLYGPRMKWLYEKLQHKFADTHVIWSEKDYEPIRVTLKTYTTLNSIVLVKGSRGMALENVIK
- a CDS encoding alpha/beta hydrolase, which produces MKTGVLCIHGFTGGPYEIQPFVQYIEEKTDWLVKVPTLPGHGSTLSLTELTAENWMMEAEQALRLLQKQVQRVVIVGFSMGGLIALYLSKRYKIDRLVLLSAAAKYISGGQLIADVKDIMTDAVQGKLSTNTIYHLYEYKLTHTPIRSAIEFLRIVKMVEPYYKSIKVPVCIVQGQKDGIVPFTTAQHLYDSLGSDEKYLVTSENGKHLICYSDDSEEWFAKVFSFLQVKQKTNYYDCG